TCGTCAGGGTCACCGGCTCGCCCGGCCCGTCGACCACGACCGAGACGCCCGGCTGCGGCCCGTCCTCACCGGTCACCTGCCCGCCGAGCGACCCCGGTCGCGTCAGCGCGAAGTCTTGACCGGTCACGTCGTCGTCGCCGACGGTCACGTCGCCGAGCGGCGGTTCAGGGTCGTACCCCGCCGGTGGCTCCACGGAGATCGCGTAGCCGTCGCCGGGAGGGACACCGTCGAACGTGTACGTGCCGTCCGCGCCGGTGACGGTCGTGACCGCCGGTCCACCGCCGTCAGGCGTCAGGGTCACGATCACCCCGCCGAGCCCCTCGCCGCCGCCGGTCACCGTGCCGCTCACCGACACCGGCGCGGTGAGCACGAAGTCCTGGCCGGTCACCGGCGCGTCGTCCACGGCGAAGGGCGGCCGCTCGGTGGTTCCTGTGTAGCCAGCAGGCGGCTGGACACTGACGACGTAGCCGGACCCGACCGGGTTGTCGTCGAAGAGGTAGCGGCCCTCACCGTTCGTGGTGGTGGTGATCGTCCCTCCGCCGGGCCCCTGCAGGGTCACCGTCACCCCAGCGAGCGGGGTACCGTCGTCGTCGGTCACCGTGCCCGACACAGGCTGCGGGACGATCTCGCGGACCTGGAAGGGCGGCACGGTCGTGTCGTCGCTCGCATCCGCGAGCTGCTCTGCCGGACCGACGACGGCGCAGACCTCGGGAGGCTCGACGACGACGCGGTAGCCGACCTGAGAGGCGACCTCGCCGAACGAGTACGACCCGTCCGCGGCGACCGGCGTCGTGCCGAGGTCACGACCGTTCTGGTCGAGCAGCCGGACCGTCGTCTCGTCGAGCGGGCACTCACCGGCACCGGTGGAGACGTCGGCGACCGACCCTGCCATGGCGTGCGTCCGGTTGAAGAACCACGTCTGGTACGACGGGAACCCCGAGCGCTGGACGAAGGAGACAGTCAGCGACCGCAGCCGAACCGTCGGCTGGAACCATCCGGACGCGCCGATCGAGTCCAGGGCATCGGGGTTGCCTGTCAGCGTGCGTGTCGCCGGATCCCAGTCAGGCACGTCGGCGATGCTGGCCGTGCAGCCGTTCGGCCGCGGCGTGCCGAACTCGCATGCGTTGAACCCGCCCTGGTACCCGAGTTCAGCACCGGTCGCCGCTCGGACCCCGCCCGCGCCTGTCACGGCGACGGCGCTGATCGTCACCGCGTCGGCGTCGACGTCGCCGAACGCGAAGCCCCACTGCTGCGCGGGCGTCGGACTCGCGAACGCGTACGTGGTCGTCGATGGGGCCGTCGCGTTGTCCGCCTTCGGTCGCAGCACCACGTAGGGCGTGCCTTGGCTCGACCCGTACGCCTGGCCCACGGGGGTCGCCGCGTTGAAGAATGCGGACGTGGCGGGGCCGACGTTGCCACCGCGCGAGTCCGACGTCACGTCGGCCGCCGGGAAGCCGAGGCCGGACAGCGTCATGACCCCGGTGTAGGCGTTGGACGAGCCGCTGAATGCGCCCCAGGTCCCGTACGCGCTCGCCACGGCACCGGCGGGACCACCGAAGACCGCCTGGCCGATGAGCAGGCCGACCACGCCGGCGGCGAGCGCAGCCTTGCCCAGAGCGCGCTTCTGCCTGAGCCTCCCCCGAGACGACATGATGGGGACGCTAGCGGCTGATTGTCTGGCTTGTCCGATTGTTTGCACAATCTGCTCGCCCACGCGCATCCGCTACCATCACCTGCGTGACATGCTCGATGTCACATCA
Above is a genomic segment from Mumia sp. Pv4-285 containing:
- a CDS encoding MSCRAMM family protein, giving the protein MSSRGRLRQKRALGKAALAAGVVGLLIGQAVFGGPAGAVASAYGTWGAFSGSSNAYTGVMTLSGLGFPAADVTSDSRGGNVGPATSAFFNAATPVGQAYGSSQGTPYVVLRPKADNATAPSTTTYAFASPTPAQQWGFAFGDVDADAVTISAVAVTGAGGVRAATGAELGYQGGFNACEFGTPRPNGCTASIADVPDWDPATRTLTGNPDALDSIGASGWFQPTVRLRSLTVSFVQRSGFPSYQTWFFNRTHAMAGSVADVSTGAGECPLDETTVRLLDQNGRDLGTTPVAADGSYSFGEVASQVGYRVVVEPPEVCAVVGPAEQLADASDDTTVPPFQVREIVPQPVSGTVTDDDGTPLAGVTVTLQGPGGGTITTTTNGEGRYLFDDNPVGSGYVVSVQPPAGYTGTTERPPFAVDDAPVTGQDFVLTAPVSVSGTVTGGGEGLGGVIVTLTPDGGGPAVTTVTGADGTYTFDGVPPGDGYAISVEPPAGYDPEPPLGDVTVGDDDVTGQDFALTRPGSLGGQVTGEDGPQPGVSVVVDGPGEPVTLTTDEDGGYYLGDLPAGTYTIDVTPPDGYEVVGEATLTVTITDAGEVAGGQDFVVRAVATTAPPTAPTTGPTASPGGSAGTPDPPADEPSDPSDGTGDDSTGDSGELPDTGGTALAALLLGGAFAVVGGGALWAGKGLRRRDDEG